The Flavobacterium psychrophilum genome includes a region encoding these proteins:
- a CDS encoding 30S ribosomal protein S4 yields MARYTGPQTKIARKFGEAIFGDDKSFEKRNYPPGQHGLAKKRGKKSEYAVQLMEKQKAKYTYGILEKQFRNLYEKAAASKGVTGEILLQLCEARLDNVVYRMGVAPSRRAARQIVSHRHITVNGEVVNIPSYHLKPGDKVAVREKSKSLEAIDRSLSNAAQVYEWITWNNDTKEGTFVSVPARLQIPENIKEQLIVELYNK; encoded by the coding sequence ATGGCAAGATATACTGGTCCACAAACAAAAATCGCCCGTAAATTCGGTGAGGCGATCTTCGGAGATGACAAATCTTTCGAAAAAAGAAATTACCCTCCAGGGCAACATGGTTTAGCTAAAAAGAGAGGTAAAAAATCTGAATATGCTGTTCAGCTAATGGAAAAGCAAAAAGCTAAGTACACTTACGGTATTCTTGAAAAACAATTCAGGAATCTGTATGAAAAAGCTGCTGCGTCTAAAGGTGTAACTGGTGAGATCCTTTTACAACTTTGTGAGGCAAGACTGGATAACGTGGTTTACAGAATGGGTGTTGCTCCTTCAAGAAGGGCTGCAAGACAAATTGTATCGCACAGGCATATTACAGTTAATGGTGAAGTGGTAAACATTCCTTCTTACCACCTTAAACCAGGAGATAAAGTTGCTGTTCGTGAGAAATCAAAATCGCTAGAAGCAATTGATCGCTCTTTATCTAATGCTGCTCAGGTATATGAGTGGATAACTTGGAACAACGATACAAAAGAAGGTACTTTTGTTTCAGTACCTGCCAGGCTTCAAATCCCGGAAAACATCAAAGAACAACTAATCGTAGAGTTGTATAACAAATAA
- a CDS encoding DNA-directed RNA polymerase subunit alpha has translation MAIFNFQKPDKVIMIDSTDFQGKFEFRPLEPGYGLTVGNALRRVLLSSLEGYAITSVRIEGVDHEFSTIAGVVEDVTEIILNLKQVRFKRQIEDIDNESVSVSFTGKDQLTAGDFQKFISGFQVLNPDFVIFNMDSKININLELTIEKGRGYVPAEENKKQNAAIGTIFTDSIFTPVKNVKYAIENFRVEQKTDYEKLVFEIITDGSIHPKEALTEAAKTLIHHFMLFSDERITLEADEIAQTESYDEESLHMRQLLKTKLVDMDLSVRALNCLKAAEVDTLGDLVSFNKNDLMKFRNFGKKSLTELDELVASKNLHFGMDLTKYKLDKE, from the coding sequence ATGGCAATATTTAATTTTCAAAAGCCCGATAAAGTTATCATGATCGATTCTACCGATTTCCAAGGTAAATTTGAATTTAGACCTTTGGAACCGGGATATGGACTGACAGTTGGTAACGCACTTAGAAGAGTTTTACTTTCTTCATTAGAAGGTTATGCAATTACTTCAGTTCGAATTGAAGGAGTTGACCATGAGTTCTCTACAATCGCAGGGGTAGTTGAAGATGTTACTGAAATAATCCTGAACTTAAAACAAGTTCGTTTCAAACGTCAGATAGAAGACATTGATAATGAATCGGTTTCTGTATCTTTTACAGGTAAAGATCAGCTTACAGCTGGTGATTTCCAAAAGTTCATTTCAGGATTCCAGGTGTTAAACCCTGACTTTGTTATCTTTAACATGGACAGCAAAATAAACATAAACCTTGAACTTACTATCGAGAAAGGTAGAGGTTATGTGCCTGCAGAAGAGAACAAAAAGCAAAACGCAGCAATAGGAACTATTTTTACAGATTCAATCTTTACTCCGGTAAAGAATGTAAAATACGCAATAGAAAACTTCCGTGTTGAACAAAAAACAGACTACGAAAAACTGGTTTTTGAAATCATCACTGACGGATCTATTCATCCTAAAGAAGCGCTTACTGAGGCAGCAAAAACACTGATTCACCACTTTATGCTGTTCTCTGATGAAAGAATAACACTTGAGGCCGATGAAATTGCACAAACAGAATCATATGATGAAGAATCATTACATATGAGACAATTGCTTAAAACTAAGCTTGTTGATATGGATCTTTCTGTAAGGGCATTAAATTGTTTAAAAGCGGCTGAAGTTGATACATTAGGAGACTTAGTATCGTTCAACAAAAATGACTTAATGAAATTCCGTAATTTTGGTAAGAAATCGTTAACAGAGCTTGACGAACTTGTTGCTTCTAAAAATTTACACTTCGGAATGGACTTGACGAAATACAAATTAGATAAAGAATAA
- a CDS encoding transcriptional regulator, with amino-acid sequence MITALLIDDDSNLRNGMKGLLDMYAPDIKILGEADSVKSGISAIDKHRPDVVFLDIQLGDGTGFDILEQLQQKRGSLSCHVVFITAHEEFALKAFRFSALDYLLKPVDPEDLQKVIEKIKKVLATNDSYAHIDLLLENIRKKVDKFKRIALSTSDGIHLFEVSDIIRLESQDNYTKFYIKDNKPVLIAKTLKEYEDLLSEQGFERIHQSHLINLAYLRSYIKKDGGYAVMADNSHLPISQRKKERLQELLKAL; translated from the coding sequence ATGATCACAGCTTTACTTATAGACGACGATAGCAATTTAAGAAATGGCATGAAAGGCCTATTGGATATGTATGCCCCTGATATAAAAATTTTGGGAGAGGCAGACAGTGTTAAAAGCGGCATCTCTGCGATAGATAAACATCGGCCCGATGTTGTTTTCCTGGATATTCAACTTGGTGACGGAACCGGGTTTGACATCCTTGAGCAGCTACAGCAAAAGCGGGGTAGTCTATCCTGTCATGTTGTATTTATTACGGCGCATGAAGAATTTGCGCTAAAGGCATTTAGGTTCAGTGCGTTGGATTATTTGCTAAAACCTGTAGATCCAGAGGATTTGCAAAAGGTGATTGAAAAAATAAAGAAAGTACTAGCTACTAATGACAGCTATGCGCACATTGACCTTCTGTTGGAAAACATCAGGAAGAAAGTAGATAAGTTTAAGAGGATAGCGCTTTCCACTTCAGATGGTATACACCTGTTTGAAGTAAGTGATATTATCCGCCTTGAATCGCAGGATAATTACACCAAGTTCTATATTAAAGATAATAAGCCCGTACTTATAGCTAAGACACTTAAAGAATATGAAGACTTGCTTTCTGAACAGGGGTTTGAACGTATTCACCAATCGCATCTTATAAACCTGGCGTATTTAAGGTCATACATTAAGAAAGATGGTGGCTACGCGGTTATGGCAGACAACAGCCATTTGCCAATATCACAGCGAAAAAAGGAACGCTTGCAGGAGTTATTAAAAGCATTGTAA
- a CDS encoding 50S ribosomal protein L36 produces the protein MKVRASVKKRSAECIIVRRKGRLYVINKKNPRFKQRQG, from the coding sequence ATGAAAGTAAGAGCATCAGTTAAGAAAAGAAGTGCCGAGTGCATCATTGTGCGTAGAAAAGGCAGATTATATGTTATTAACAAAAAGAATCCTAGATTTAAACAAAGACAAGGATAA
- a CDS encoding 50S ribosomal protein L17, producing MRHGKKFNHLSRQQGHRRAMLSNMACSLIEHKRINTTVAKAKALKQYIEPLVTKSKEDTTHNRRIVFAYLRNKYAVTELFREVAAKVGDRPGGYTRIIKLGNRLGDNADMAMIELVDFNELYNATKKEAKKTTRRSRTAKKADVATAPVAEAPVKDAPAVDTEENKEATE from the coding sequence ATGAGACACGGAAAGAAATTTAATCATTTAAGCAGGCAGCAAGGTCACAGAAGGGCAATGCTATCTAACATGGCCTGCTCGCTAATAGAGCACAAGCGTATTAATACGACTGTTGCCAAAGCTAAAGCGCTTAAACAATATATTGAGCCTCTAGTAACAAAATCAAAAGAAGATACAACTCACAACAGACGTATCGTATTTGCTTACTTACGTAACAAATATGCTGTTACTGAACTTTTCAGGGAAGTAGCTGCTAAAGTAGGCGATCGTCCGGGTGGATATACCCGTATCATTAAGCTTGGTAACCGTCTTGGTGACAACGCTGATATGGCTATGATTGAGCTTGTTGACTTTAATGAACTGTACAACGCTACTAAAAAAGAAGCTAAGAAAACTACACGTAGAAGCCGCACAGCTAAAAAAGCTGACGTTGCTACTGCTCCGGTTGCCGAAGCTCCTGTTAAAGATGCACCAGCTGTTGATACAGAAGAAAACAAAGAAGCTACTGAATAA
- a CDS encoding 50S ribosomal protein L15, whose translation MDLSNLQPAEGSVHNKNKRLGRGEGSGKGGTASRGHKGAKSRSGYSKKIGFEGGQMPLQRRVPKFGFKNINRKEYEGVNLDTIQALVDNGIVTDTVDFSVFVDNRLATKNEMVKILGRGELKAKLKVTAHKFTATAKAAIEAAGGEAVTL comes from the coding sequence ATGGATTTAAGTAACTTACAACCGGCTGAAGGTTCAGTTCACAATAAAAACAAAAGGCTAGGTAGAGGAGAAGGTTCTGGTAAAGGTGGTACTGCTTCACGTGGACACAAAGGAGCTAAATCTCGTTCTGGTTATTCTAAGAAAATTGGTTTTGAAGGTGGTCAGATGCCATTACAAAGACGTGTTCCTAAGTTTGGTTTTAAAAACATCAACCGTAAAGAATACGAAGGCGTAAACCTTGACACAATTCAAGCTCTTGTAGATAACGGAATTGTTACTGATACTGTAGATTTCTCAGTATTTGTTGACAATCGCCTAGCTACAAAAAATGAAATGGTAAAGATATTAGGAAGAGGAGAGCTTAAAGCAAAACTAAAAGTAACTGCTCACAAATTTACTGCAACTGCTAAAGCGGCTATTGAGGCTGCTGGTGGAGAAGCTGTAACTTTATAA
- a CDS encoding 50S ribosomal protein L30 codes for MGKIKVKQVKSKINCPLTQKRTLESLGLRKLGQVVEHDATPAILGMVNKVKHLVSVEETN; via the coding sequence ATGGGAAAAATAAAAGTAAAACAAGTAAAGAGCAAAATCAATTGTCCTCTTACTCAAAAGAGAACACTTGAGTCTTTAGGTCTTCGTAAATTAGGACAAGTTGTTGAACACGATGCAACTCCTGCTATCCTTGGAATGGTAAACAAAGTTAAACACTTAGTTTCTGTTGAAGAAACTAACTAA
- a CDS encoding 30S ribosomal protein S13 yields MARIAGVDIPKNKRGVIALTYIFGIGSSRAKEILEKANVSEDKKVQDWNDDEISGIREAVSFLKIEGELRSEISLNIKRLMDIGCYRGIRHRAGLPLRGQRTKNNSRTRKGKRKTVANKKKATK; encoded by the coding sequence ATGGCAAGAATTGCAGGGGTAGACATACCTAAAAACAAAAGAGGAGTTATTGCTTTAACTTATATCTTCGGAATTGGTTCAAGCAGGGCTAAAGAGATACTTGAAAAAGCTAACGTTAGCGAAGATAAAAAAGTTCAGGATTGGAATGATGATGAGATTAGCGGAATCCGTGAGGCTGTGTCATTCTTGAAAATTGAAGGAGAACTTCGTTCAGAAATTTCATTAAACATCAAACGTTTAATGGATATCGGATGTTACAGAGGTATCCGTCACAGAGCTGGTCTTCCATTACGTGGACAACGCACTAAGAACAACTCAAGAACTAGAAAAGGTAAGAGAAAAACTGTTGCTAACAAGAAAAAAGCAACTAAATAA
- a CDS encoding 30S ribosomal protein S11 codes for MAKANTKKRKVIVESTGEAHISATFNNIIISLTNKKGEVISWSSAGKMGFRGSKKNTPYAAQMAAEDCSKVAIEAGLKKVKVYVKGPGNGRESAIRSLHNGGIEVTEIIDVTPLPHNGCRPPKRRRV; via the coding sequence ATGGCTAAAGCGAATACAAAAAAACGTAAAGTTATTGTAGAATCTACAGGTGAAGCTCATATCAGTGCTACTTTCAATAACATCATCATTTCTTTGACTAACAAAAAAGGTGAAGTTATATCTTGGTCATCTGCAGGTAAGATGGGCTTCAGAGGTTCTAAAAAGAACACTCCGTATGCAGCTCAGATGGCAGCAGAAGATTGTAGCAAAGTAGCTATTGAGGCTGGTCTTAAGAAAGTGAAAGTTTACGTTAAAGGTCCTGGAAATGGTAGAGAATCTGCTATCAGGTCCCTTCACAATGGAGGAATAGAAGTTACTGAGATCATCGACGTAACTCCACTACCGCACAACGGATGTCGCCCTCCAAAAAGAAGAAGAGTTTAA
- a CDS encoding 30S ribosomal protein S5: protein MYHSYKNVELVKPSGLELKDRLVSVNRVTKVTKGGRAFGFSAIVVVGDENGVVGHGLGKSKDVSEAIAKAVEDAKKNLVKIPLSGQSVPHEQKGKFGGARVLLMPASHGTGVIAGGAVRSVLESVGIHDVLSKSQGSSNPHNVVKATFDALLQMRSAATVAKQRGVSLEKVFKG, encoded by the coding sequence ATGTATCATAGTTATAAAAACGTAGAACTTGTAAAACCAAGCGGTCTTGAACTTAAAGATCGTTTGGTAAGTGTAAATCGTGTTACTAAAGTTACAAAGGGTGGTAGAGCTTTTGGCTTTTCTGCTATTGTAGTTGTAGGCGACGAGAATGGAGTGGTAGGTCACGGTCTTGGTAAGTCTAAAGATGTATCTGAAGCTATTGCTAAAGCAGTAGAAGATGCTAAGAAAAACCTTGTAAAGATCCCACTTTCTGGACAGTCTGTACCTCACGAGCAAAAAGGTAAATTTGGTGGTGCACGTGTACTATTAATGCCTGCTTCTCATGGTACCGGTGTAATTGCCGGTGGTGCTGTTCGTTCAGTTCTTGAGTCTGTTGGTATTCACGATGTATTATCAAAATCTCAGGGTTCATCAAACCCTCACAATGTTGTTAAAGCTACTTTTGATGCTTTACTTCAAATGAGAAGCGCTGCTACTGTTGCAAAACAAAGGGGTGTTTCATTAGAAAAAGTATTCAAAGGTTAA
- a CDS encoding carbamoyl phosphate synthase small subunit produces MKYSNRNQAILLLADGTVFYGKSIGIEGTTFGEVCFNTGMTGYQEIFTDPSYFGQIMVASNAHIGNYGTNEEEVEAENIMISGLVCKNFSFNHSRVNSTKSLKDYFEEQNLVAISDVDTRALVSYIRDNGAMNAAISTDGTSVEELKKQLAAVPDMKGLELSSKVSTKEPYFIGNPDAKYKISALDLGIKKNILRNLAKRDCYIKVFPYDASYEDMKSFSPDGYFLSNGPGDPDPLYSAQETARNILGNNEPVFGICLGHQVLALANGISTYKMFNGHRGINHPVKNLVTGEGEITSQNHGFAVVREELEKHPDFEITHEHINDGTVAGMRMKSKNCFSVQYHPEASPGPHDATYLFDQFIANIEKAKN; encoded by the coding sequence ATGAAATATTCTAATCGAAATCAGGCAATTCTCCTACTAGCTGACGGAACTGTTTTTTATGGTAAATCAATTGGTATTGAAGGGACTACTTTTGGAGAAGTGTGCTTTAACACCGGAATGACCGGTTACCAGGAAATATTTACCGACCCATCTTACTTTGGGCAGATTATGGTGGCATCGAATGCCCATATTGGTAATTACGGTACAAATGAAGAGGAAGTTGAGGCTGAAAACATCATGATTTCAGGCCTAGTGTGTAAAAATTTCAGTTTTAATCATTCAAGGGTTAATTCTACAAAAAGCCTTAAAGATTATTTTGAAGAACAAAATCTTGTGGCAATATCTGATGTAGATACAAGAGCACTTGTTAGCTATATTCGTGACAATGGTGCAATGAATGCCGCTATTTCTACTGATGGTACATCTGTAGAAGAGCTTAAAAAGCAACTTGCAGCAGTTCCAGATATGAAAGGTTTAGAACTTTCGTCTAAAGTTTCTACTAAAGAGCCTTACTTTATCGGTAACCCTGATGCTAAATATAAAATATCTGCTCTTGATCTTGGTATCAAGAAAAACATTCTTAGAAACCTTGCAAAAAGAGATTGCTATATTAAAGTATTCCCTTATGATGCATCGTATGAGGATATGAAGAGCTTTAGCCCTGACGGGTATTTCTTATCTAACGGTCCCGGCGACCCGGATCCGCTTTATTCTGCACAGGAAACTGCAAGGAATATATTAGGTAATAATGAACCGGTATTTGGTATCTGCTTAGGACACCAGGTTCTTGCACTTGCTAATGGTATCTCCACATATAAAATGTTTAACGGTCACAGGGGTATTAATCATCCGGTTAAAAACCTTGTAACAGGCGAGGGAGAAATAACTTCTCAGAACCACGGTTTCGCAGTAGTAAGGGAAGAACTTGAAAAACATCCTGACTTTGAGATCACTCATGAGCATATCAATGACGGTACAGTTGCAGGTATGCGTATGAAGAGCAAAAACTGCTTCTCTGTACAATACCATCCTGAGGCTAGCCCGGGTCCGCACGATGCGACATATCTTTTCGATCAGTTTATTGCAAACATCGAAAAAGCTAAAAACTAA
- the eno gene encoding enolase (catalyzes the formation of phosphoenolpyruvate from 2-phospho-D-glycerate in glycolysis): protein MSIIIKVHARQILDSRGNPTVEVDVITENGILGRAAVPSGASTGEHEAVELRDGGKAYMGKGVSKAVENVNTTIAEEIVGMSIFEQNAIDKAMIALDGTDNKSNLGANAILGVSLAVAKAAANELGLPLYRYIGGVSANTLPVPMMNIINGGSHSDAPIAFQEFMIMPVKATSFTHAMQIGTEVFHNLKKVLHDRGLSTAVGDEGGFAPNFEGGTEDAIETIKIAVENAGYTFGGDVKLALDCAASEFYVNGKYDYTKFEGETGKIRTSQEQADYLAELASKYPIISIEDGMQENDWDGWKYLTEKIGDRVQLVGDDLFVTNVERLAKGIETNTANSILVKVNQIGTLTETIAAVNMAHNAGYTSVMSHRSGETEDYTIADLAVALNCGQIKTGSASRSDRMAKYNQLLRIEEELADVAYFPAEKAFKVKQ from the coding sequence ATGAGCATTATTATTAAAGTACACGCTAGGCAGATACTGGATTCACGTGGTAATCCTACAGTAGAAGTTGATGTAATTACAGAAAACGGAATTCTTGGAAGGGCAGCAGTGCCATCAGGAGCATCTACAGGAGAGCACGAAGCAGTTGAGTTGCGTGACGGAGGTAAAGCCTACATGGGTAAAGGTGTATCTAAGGCTGTTGAAAATGTAAACACAACTATCGCAGAAGAAATTGTTGGTATGTCTATTTTTGAGCAAAATGCTATAGACAAAGCAATGATTGCTCTTGATGGTACAGATAATAAATCTAACCTTGGTGCTAATGCTATTCTTGGTGTTTCACTGGCTGTTGCTAAAGCTGCTGCTAACGAGCTTGGCCTGCCATTATACCGTTACATAGGCGGTGTTTCTGCTAATACGCTTCCTGTACCAATGATGAACATCATCAACGGTGGATCTCACTCTGATGCGCCTATCGCATTCCAGGAGTTTATGATCATGCCTGTTAAAGCTACCAGCTTTACACACGCAATGCAAATTGGTACAGAGGTTTTCCATAACCTTAAAAAAGTACTTCATGACAGAGGCCTTAGCACTGCAGTAGGAGACGAAGGTGGTTTTGCACCTAACTTTGAGGGTGGTACTGAAGATGCTATCGAAACTATTAAAATAGCTGTAGAGAATGCAGGTTACACTTTTGGTGGTGATGTTAAGCTTGCGCTTGACTGTGCTGCTTCTGAATTTTATGTAAATGGTAAATACGATTACACTAAATTTGAAGGTGAAACAGGTAAAATCAGAACTTCTCAGGAGCAGGCAGACTATCTTGCTGAACTTGCGTCTAAATACCCTATTATCTCTATTGAGGATGGTATGCAGGAGAATGACTGGGATGGTTGGAAATACCTTACTGAAAAAATCGGAGACAGAGTACAGCTTGTAGGTGATGATTTATTTGTTACTAACGTAGAGCGTCTTGCAAAAGGTATCGAAACAAATACTGCTAACTCTATCCTTGTTAAAGTAAACCAGATTGGTACACTTACCGAAACTATTGCTGCTGTAAACATGGCACACAATGCTGGTTACACATCTGTGATGTCTCACCGTTCTGGAGAAACTGAAGATTATACTATTGCTGACCTAGCTGTTGCCCTTAACTGTGGACAGATTAAAACAGGTTCTGCTTCAAGAAGTGACCGTATGGCTAAATACAACCAACTACTTAGAATTGAAGAGGAATTGGCTGATGTTGCTTATTTTCCGGCTGAAAAAGCATTCAAAGTAAAACAATAA
- a CDS encoding 50S ribosomal protein L6 produces MSRIGKNPITIPAGVTVEVNGNVVSVKGKKGQLNQDFADVTVKVEEGQVLVERSSDHKDHRSKHGLYRSLINNMIVGVSEGFTKELELVGVGYRASNQGQKLDIALGFSHNIVLEVVSEVTVETVSEKGKNPIIKLASHDKQLLGQVAAKIRSFRKPEPYKGKGVKFVGEILRRKAGKSA; encoded by the coding sequence ATGTCAAGAATAGGTAAAAATCCAATTACAATACCAGCCGGTGTTACTGTAGAGGTAAACGGCAACGTTGTATCAGTTAAAGGTAAAAAAGGCCAACTTAATCAAGACTTTGCAGATGTTACTGTAAAAGTTGAAGAAGGTCAGGTTTTAGTTGAAAGATCTTCAGATCATAAAGATCACAGATCTAAGCACGGTTTATACAGGTCACTTATCAACAATATGATTGTTGGTGTGTCTGAAGGCTTTACTAAAGAGTTAGAATTGGTAGGAGTAGGTTATAGAGCTTCTAACCAAGGACAGAAATTAGATATCGCACTTGGTTTCTCTCACAATATTGTTCTTGAAGTTGTGTCTGAAGTTACTGTTGAAACTGTATCAGAAAAAGGGAAAAACCCTATCATCAAACTAGCTTCTCACGATAAACAACTTTTAGGCCAGGTTGCCGCTAAGATTCGTTCTTTCCGTAAGCCTGAACCATACAAAGGAAAAGGAGTTAAGTTTGTAGGTGAAATATTGAGAAGAAAAGCAGGTAAATCAGCTTAA
- a CDS encoding 50S ribosomal protein L18 gives MSLNKSERRQRIKFRIRKIVSGTAAQPRLSVFRSNKEIYAQIIDDVNGVTLAAASSRDAGVTKGTNIETAAAVGKAIAELALKAGIDTISFDRGGYLYHGRVKSLAEGAREAGLKF, from the coding sequence ATGTCATTAAACAAATCTGAAAGAAGACAAAGAATTAAGTTCAGAATCAGAAAGATTGTAAGCGGAACTGCTGCTCAACCTAGACTTTCTGTATTCAGGAGCAATAAAGAAATCTATGCACAAATCATAGATGACGTTAACGGTGTAACCCTTGCGGCAGCCTCTTCAAGAGATGCTGGTGTAACTAAAGGTACTAACATTGAAACCGCTGCAGCTGTTGGTAAAGCAATTGCAGAGCTAGCTTTAAAAGCTGGTATAGATACTATCTCTTTTGATAGAGGTGGATACCTTTACCACGGACGTGTTAAATCATTAGCTGAAGGCGCAAGAGAAGCCGGACTTAAATTCTAA
- a CDS encoding preprotein translocase subunit SecY, which yields MKKFFEAFANVWKIEELKNRILVTLGLLLVYRFGAHVTLPGIDATQLNKLTDQTQGGIGWLIDVFTGGAFSQASVFALGIMPYISASIVVQLMGIAVPYLQKLQKEGESGRKKINQITRWLTILITLVQGPGYIYNLYRTLPQEAFLLPSSSFAFLFSSVVILATGTIFAMWLGEKITDKGIGNGISLLILVGIIARMPQAFIQEFTSVVTENNGGPLKLLLEVVVWLFVIIACILMVMAVRKIPVQYARRTASGDFEQDMLGGNRQWIPLKLNASGVMPIIFAQAIMFIPAALAGLSKSDAAQTITSQFQNVFGLAYNVVFALLIIIFTYFYTAITVPTNKMADDLKRSGGFIPGVRPGVETGDYLDKIMSLITFPGSLFLALIAVFPAVVFNFGVQQQWALFYGGTSLLIMVGVAIDTIQQINSYLLNRHYDGLMKSGKNRKAVA from the coding sequence ATGAAGAAATTTTTCGAAGCGTTTGCCAATGTCTGGAAAATAGAAGAACTAAAAAATAGAATTTTAGTTACTTTGGGATTGTTACTAGTGTACCGTTTTGGTGCACATGTAACGCTACCCGGTATTGATGCTACACAGTTAAACAAATTAACAGATCAAACCCAGGGAGGTATTGGCTGGCTTATCGATGTATTTACAGGTGGTGCGTTCTCGCAGGCATCTGTATTTGCATTGGGTATCATGCCATACATTTCTGCTTCGATTGTTGTACAGCTAATGGGTATTGCTGTGCCTTACCTTCAAAAATTGCAAAAAGAAGGTGAAAGCGGAAGGAAAAAAATCAACCAGATTACGCGTTGGTTAACCATCCTTATCACTCTTGTTCAGGGTCCTGGTTATATTTATAACCTTTATAGAACCTTGCCTCAGGAAGCGTTTTTACTACCTTCATCATCTTTTGCATTCCTTTTCTCTTCTGTAGTTATATTAGCTACCGGTACCATCTTCGCGATGTGGCTTGGTGAAAAAATTACAGATAAAGGTATTGGTAATGGTATATCTCTACTAATATTAGTGGGTATCATCGCAAGGATGCCGCAGGCTTTCATTCAGGAATTTACTTCGGTAGTTACTGAAAATAATGGAGGTCCTTTAAAACTTCTTCTTGAAGTTGTAGTTTGGTTATTCGTTATTATCGCATGTATCCTTATGGTTATGGCGGTTAGAAAAATACCGGTACAATATGCAAGAAGGACTGCATCTGGCGATTTTGAACAAGATATGTTGGGCGGAAACAGGCAATGGATACCGTTAAAGCTAAACGCTTCGGGAGTTATGCCTATAATCTTTGCTCAAGCTATTATGTTCATACCAGCAGCATTAGCAGGACTTTCCAAGTCTGATGCGGCTCAAACTATCACTTCTCAATTCCAGAATGTGTTCGGTTTAGCCTACAATGTAGTTTTTGCTTTATTAATTATAATTTTTACGTACTTTTACACCGCGATTACGGTGCCTACAAATAAGATGGCTGACGACCTTAAGAGAAGTGGCGGATTTATACCGGGCGTTAGGCCAGGTGTTGAAACCGGAGACTACCTTGATAAGATCATGTCGTTGATCACTTTTCCTGGTTCATTGTTTTTAGCGCTAATTGCTGTGTTCCCGGCAGTAGTGTTTAACTTTGGAGTTCAGCAACAGTGGGCATTATTCTATGGTGGTACATCGCTGTTAATTATGGTCGGGGTTGCGATCGATACTATTCAACAAATAAATTCTTACTTGTTGAACAGGCATTATGACGGTTTGATGAAAAGTGGTAAGAATAGAAAAGCAGTAGCTTAA
- the infA gene encoding translation initiation factor IF-1 (stimulates the activities of the other two initiation factors, IF-2 and IF-3) — protein sequence MAKQSAIEQDGSIIEALSNAMFRVELENGHIVIAHISGKMRMHYIKLLPGDKVKLEMSPYDLSKARITYRY from the coding sequence ATGGCAAAACAATCAGCAATAGAACAAGACGGATCTATTATAGAGGCATTATCAAATGCCATGTTCCGTGTTGAATTAGAAAACGGGCATATAGTAATTGCTCACATTTCAGGAAAAATGCGTATGCATTACATCAAGTTGTTACCTGGTGACAAAGTGAAACTGGAAATGAGCCCTTACGATTTGTCCAAAGCAAGAATTACTTATAGATACTAA